ATGTTCTTGAAGGGCTGAAAGTTATGCTGGATTGGGAAGCACATGGCTTTAGAATTTGCGGTGAAGCATCAAATGGTGAGGATGCACTGGAAATTGTGAGAGTATGCAACCCCGATCTTATAATTACTGACATAAGCATGCCCGGTATAGATGGTCTGGAATTAATAAGACTGTCCACTCAAAAACTCAAATCCACTGCAAAGTTTGTTATACTCAGCGGCTATGATGATTTTTCATATGCAAAACGGGCTATGCTGTACAATGCAAGCAACTACTTGCTCAAACCCTTGGATGATGTCGAACTGGATAGTGTTGTTACAAAACTGGCAGAACAGATCAGACAGGAACGGAAAAAAACCGAGAATATAAATAAACAGCTTTCATTCATTGCAAATCAGAGCATTATGAGATTGATAAACGGAGACAATAAACCGTCGCTCATAGGCAGAGTAGGTATGCTTCTGAATATTGCAGAGGATGAGGAGGTTCGGTGTATTCTTTTTGAGATTGATTCAGCTGACAGCTGGGCTCAGGGAGAAGAAAAAATCGGACTGAATATGAATAGAATACAAGCCGGAAGGGTCATAGAAGATGCTCTTGGTCCGGCTTTTCAGTTGCATATTTTTGAAGATGGAAAAGGAAGAATAGGCATAATCGCCAGTGAAAAAATGCCGTTCTTCAATTCCCTTGATGAGTTGGCCCAAAGCTTGCTTCTACAATTAAATCAAATTTTTGGAGACGTGGTTTACGCCTCGATAAGTGATTCCGAAAAGGGCCTATCATTGATAAGCAAGGCATATAGACAGGCTCTTTTTGCTATTGGCTTTAAATTTTATTCGCCTGATAAAAGCTTCATAAATTATGAAAATGTTAAGGGGTTAAATATTAATTTTGAAATGTGCACCGAAGATTATAATACATTGTTAGAGCTAATAAGATCAAACCGTGCTGAGGAGATCGAACCGATCGTATGCAGACTTTTCGAGAATTTTTCAGAAAACTACAGTGCACCTCAGATAATCATTTCATA
This region of Clostridium sp. BNL1100 genomic DNA includes:
- a CDS encoding response regulator, producing MLKVLLVDDEPYVLEGLKVMLDWEAHGFRICGEASNGEDALEIVRVCNPDLIITDISMPGIDGLELIRLSTQKLKSTAKFVILSGYDDFSYAKRAMLYNASNYLLKPLDDVELDSVVTKLAEQIRQERKKTENINKQLSFIANQSIMRLINGDNKPSLIGRVGMLLNIAEDEEVRCILFEIDSADSWAQGEEKIGLNMNRIQAGRVIEDALGPAFQLHIFEDGKGRIGIIASEKMPFFNSLDELAQSLLLQLNQIFGDVVYASISDSEKGLSLISKAYRQALFAIGFKFYSPDKSFINYENVKGLNINFEMCTEDYNTLLELIRSNRAEEIEPIVCRLFENFSENYSAPQIIISYLMSFQMELVKVIMEISGDLKEFLTLALEFQKTAEHMNMLELRGEFLKQCLSAASHINGFKQGNPQYIVCEVKNYIKQNYCKDIKLKEVARHFYMNSVYLGQLFKKFSGMQFNDYLNTVRIEEAKKLLQRTDMKVSEISNAVGYNDPKYFLSKFKAITNLPPSAFKTGKTT